A genomic stretch from Acidimicrobiales bacterium includes:
- the pyrE gene encoding orotate phosphoribosyltransferase, whose translation MASPALVAHLKAHSVREGDFTLKSGRKSRWFIDSKQTVCRPDGIIAVADAALDVIPDDATAIGGLTMGADPVAFGIAAVAATRGRDLRSFSIRKEAKGHGVMGRLAGALQEGDKVVITEDTVTRGISPLEAAAAVRELGADPVLILSVVDRGGTCAAMAAEAGIPFVALVTAMDLGFEYGD comes from the coding sequence ATGGCCTCACCTGCACTCGTCGCCCACCTGAAAGCGCACTCGGTTCGTGAAGGCGACTTCACCCTCAAGTCGGGGCGCAAGAGCCGCTGGTTCATCGACTCGAAGCAGACCGTCTGTCGTCCCGACGGCATCATCGCCGTGGCCGACGCGGCCCTCGACGTCATCCCCGACGACGCGACCGCGATCGGCGGGTTGACGATGGGGGCCGACCCGGTCGCGTTCGGCATTGCCGCCGTGGCCGCCACCAGAGGTCGGGATCTTCGTTCGTTCTCCATCCGCAAGGAGGCGAAGGGCCACGGCGTCATGGGCCGACTCGCAGGGGCGCTGCAGGAGGGCGACAAGGTCGTCATCACCGAGGACACCGTGACCAGGGGGATCTCCCCGCTCGAGGCCGCGGCCGCCGTGCGAGAACTCGGGGCCGACCCCGTCCTCATCCTGTCGGTGGTCGACCGGGGCGGCACCTGCGCGGCGATGGCCGCCGAGGCGGGGATCCCGTTCGTCGCGCTGGTGACCGCGATGGATCTCGGATTCGAGTACGGCGACTGA
- a CDS encoding FAD-dependent oxidoreductase produces the protein MPQPAYDHLLSPISIGSMTLRNRIVMAPMGVEIVDSDGQANEGIVRYYEERARGGVGMIITEVCAIAYPGGANSVHQLGLSEDAFVPALRELTTRVQQHGAKMAVQLVHHGKVSRVDTMKGNDVLVPSIPQWHGSLSMIQDLTPGELGLMAAANGGGAPRYKAMTTDDIARVTDDFVQAARRAKDAGFDGVEIHGAHGYLLSGFLSKQWNLRDDDYGGSIENRSRFLCEVLRAVKAEVGAEFPVWCRLDALEYRTPDGIVFEDTEVTARLAVEAGADAIHLSAYGDMTSASAFTEGTLPHREAKHAALTGRLKKTLDVPVIGVGRIRPHTGDEMIVHGKADLIAMGRQMLADPETAKKLREGREDDIRPCINCYVCVAQPFFDQRVRCAVNPVLANEVELGEIERTKAPTAKKVVVIGGGPAGMEAARIAATRGHDVTLFEASEHLGGALRFAALVYEPNLRLLRWLTRQMEVLGIDVRTGTPADVEAVRGLQPDELIVATGAARERSSLPGADRRFVVDGDDLRAMLTGAGDVAGALKKLPLVGRIAATAGRRLGLLDDPGRLAKLTEHYMPIGKRVAIIGGGLVGIELAEFLVERDRTVTVLEEGDVLATEMAHPRRWRVLTDLRDDGAQLVTGATVTRIDEGSVSYVVGEGADGTATVEVDSVVIATGLVADGRVADMFTAAGFEPKVIGDCKGVGYLEGAIREGFHAGVAVG, from the coding sequence ATGCCGCAGCCCGCATACGACCACCTGCTCTCCCCGATCTCGATCGGCTCGATGACGCTGCGGAACCGCATCGTGATGGCGCCGATGGGCGTCGAGATCGTCGACTCCGACGGTCAGGCGAACGAGGGGATCGTCCGCTACTACGAGGAGCGGGCCCGCGGCGGCGTGGGGATGATCATCACCGAGGTCTGCGCGATCGCCTACCCGGGCGGTGCGAACTCGGTCCATCAGCTCGGGTTGTCCGAGGACGCGTTCGTGCCCGCCCTGCGCGAGCTCACGACGAGAGTGCAACAGCACGGCGCCAAGATGGCCGTGCAACTGGTCCACCACGGCAAGGTGTCGCGGGTCGACACCATGAAGGGCAACGACGTGCTCGTGCCGTCGATCCCGCAGTGGCACGGCTCGCTCAGCATGATCCAGGACCTGACACCGGGGGAGCTCGGTCTGATGGCTGCGGCCAACGGTGGCGGCGCCCCGCGCTACAAGGCCATGACCACCGACGACATCGCCCGGGTGACCGACGACTTCGTGCAGGCAGCACGGCGGGCGAAGGACGCGGGATTCGACGGGGTCGAGATCCACGGCGCCCACGGCTACCTGCTGTCGGGCTTCCTCTCGAAGCAGTGGAACCTCCGCGACGACGACTACGGCGGGAGCATCGAGAACCGTTCGCGGTTCCTGTGCGAGGTGCTGCGGGCGGTGAAGGCCGAGGTCGGCGCCGAGTTCCCCGTGTGGTGTCGGCTCGACGCCCTCGAGTACCGGACCCCCGACGGCATCGTGTTCGAAGACACCGAGGTGACCGCCCGGCTGGCCGTCGAAGCCGGAGCCGACGCGATCCATCTCAGTGCCTACGGCGACATGACCTCGGCCTCGGCGTTCACCGAGGGCACGCTGCCGCACCGCGAGGCGAAGCATGCCGCGCTCACCGGTCGTCTCAAGAAGACCCTCGACGTGCCCGTCATCGGCGTCGGGCGGATCCGCCCCCACACCGGCGACGAGATGATCGTCCACGGCAAGGCCGACCTCATCGCCATGGGGCGACAGATGCTGGCCGACCCGGAGACGGCCAAGAAGCTTCGTGAGGGACGCGAGGACGACATCCGGCCCTGCATCAACTGCTACGTCTGTGTGGCGCAGCCCTTCTTCGACCAGCGGGTTCGCTGCGCCGTCAACCCGGTGCTGGCCAACGAGGTCGAGCTCGGTGAGATCGAACGCACCAAGGCCCCGACAGCGAAGAAGGTGGTGGTCATCGGCGGCGGACCCGCCGGCATGGAGGCGGCGAGGATCGCCGCGACCCGGGGCCACGACGTCACCCTGTTCGAGGCGTCCGAACACTTGGGCGGCGCGCTGCGTTTCGCTGCCCTCGTCTACGAACCCAACCTCCGGCTGCTGCGGTGGCTCACCCGGCAGATGGAGGTCCTCGGCATCGATGTCCGTACCGGCACGCCGGCCGACGTCGAGGCCGTGCGAGGGCTGCAGCCCGACGAGTTGATCGTCGCGACCGGCGCCGCCCGCGAACGTTCGTCGCTGCCCGGCGCCGACCGGCGGTTCGTGGTCGACGGCGATGACCTGCGAGCCATGCTCACCGGTGCGGGAGACGTTGCCGGCGCGTTGAAGAAGCTGCCGCTCGTGGGTCGGATCGCGGCGACAGCCGGTCGCCGACTCGGACTTCTCGACGATCCGGGGCGCCTCGCGAAGCTGACGGAGCACTACATGCCCATCGGCAAGCGGGTCGCCATCATCGGCGGAGGTCTCGTCGGTATCGAGCTCGCCGAGTTCCTGGTCGAGCGCGACCGCACCGTGACCGTGCTCGAGGAGGGCGACGTGCTCGCCACCGAGATGGCCCATCCTCGGCGCTGGCGGGTGTTGACCGACCTCCGAGACGACGGCGCGCAGCTCGTCACCGGGGCCACGGTCACCCGGATCGACGAGGGATCCGTGAGCTATGTCGTGGGTGAAGGTGCCGACGGCACCGCAACGGTCGAGGTCGACTCCGTCGTCATCGCCACCGGCCTCGTCGCCGACGGTCGTGTCGCCGACATGTTCACCGCAGCCGGGTTCGAACCGAAGGTGATCGGCGACTGCAAGGGTGTCGGCTATCTCGAGGGCGCGATCCGCGAGGGGTTCCACGCCGGCGTCGCCGTCGGCTGA
- the purB gene encoding adenylosuccinate lyase yields the protein MPNLLSERYASAAMNEIWSPERKIVQERRLWMAVLRAQAQLGVDVPAGVIEAYEAVIDDVDLASIARREAVTRHDVKARIEEFCALAGHEHIHRGMTSRDLTENVEQLQVREALELVRDRLVAVLARVGGLAATHSDRVMVARTHNVSAQATTLGKRFADVAEELMIGLERVEELLHRYPLRGIKGPVGTRLDQLDLLGDPAKVDQLEAAVADHLGFARVVDSVGQVYPRSLDLDVVSALVQAVSAPSSAMTTVRLMAGQELATEGFRPGQVGSTAMPHKMNARSAERVGALRTVLDGHLTMAASLAGRQWNEGDVSCSAVRRIMLPDAFLATDGLLQTALVVFEELGVFPAVIEAELARDLPFLATTRVLTASVERGLGREVAHELVKEHAVAAALDRREMAGAPGLVERLAADDRIPLDRADIDALLANPAEFTGTAVDQVRRVVARVDKIVEQHPEAAAAASEVRV from the coding sequence ATGCCCAATCTGTTGTCCGAGCGCTACGCCAGCGCCGCCATGAACGAGATCTGGTCGCCGGAGCGCAAGATCGTGCAGGAACGTCGGCTGTGGATGGCGGTCCTGCGGGCCCAGGCCCAACTCGGGGTCGATGTGCCCGCCGGTGTGATCGAGGCGTACGAAGCGGTCATCGACGATGTCGACCTCGCCTCGATCGCCCGACGTGAGGCGGTCACCCGCCACGACGTCAAGGCCCGTATCGAGGAGTTCTGCGCCCTGGCGGGACACGAACACATCCATCGGGGCATGACGTCGCGTGACCTCACCGAGAACGTCGAACAACTCCAGGTCCGAGAGGCGCTCGAACTGGTACGCGACCGGCTGGTCGCCGTGTTGGCTCGGGTGGGTGGCCTGGCCGCCACCCATTCGGATCGGGTCATGGTGGCGCGAACACACAACGTGTCCGCCCAGGCGACCACCCTGGGGAAGCGGTTCGCCGATGTCGCCGAGGAACTGATGATCGGGCTCGAACGCGTCGAAGAACTCCTTCACCGGTATCCGCTCCGCGGTATCAAGGGCCCGGTCGGCACCCGTCTCGATCAGCTCGACCTCCTCGGTGATCCCGCCAAGGTCGACCAGCTCGAAGCGGCGGTTGCCGATCATCTCGGCTTCGCCCGTGTCGTCGACAGCGTCGGTCAGGTCTATCCGCGCTCGCTCGATCTCGACGTGGTGTCGGCGCTCGTGCAGGCGGTGTCGGCACCGTCGAGCGCCATGACCACGGTGCGGTTGATGGCCGGCCAGGAGTTGGCCACCGAGGGCTTCCGTCCCGGTCAGGTCGGCTCGACCGCCATGCCCCACAAGATGAACGCACGGAGCGCGGAGCGGGTCGGCGCGTTGCGTACCGTGCTCGACGGTCACCTCACGATGGCGGCGAGCCTCGCGGGCCGTCAGTGGAACGAAGGCGACGTCAGTTGCAGCGCCGTGCGCCGCATCATGCTCCCCGATGCCTTCCTGGCGACCGATGGGCTTCTCCAGACGGCGCTCGTGGTCTTCGAGGAGCTCGGGGTGTTCCCGGCAGTCATCGAGGCGGAACTGGCACGGGATCTGCCCTTCCTCGCGACGACCCGCGTCCTGACCGCGTCGGTCGAGCGCGGTCTCGGCCGTGAGGTGGCTCACGAACTCGTGAAGGAGCACGCGGTCGCGGCCGCGCTCGACCGCCGCGAGATGGCGGGTGCTCCCGGTCTGGTCGAACGGCTCGCCGCCGACGACCGGATCCCGCTCGACCGGGCCGACATCGACGCACTCCTGGCCAACCCGGCCGAGTTCACCGGTACGGCGGTCGACCAGGTCCGACGCGTCGTGGCCCGCGTCGACAAGATCGTCGAACAGCATCCCGAGGCGGCTGCGGCCGCCTCGGAAGTCAGGGTCTGA
- a CDS encoding NAD-dependent malic enzyme has protein sequence MQNAPTAAYSITLKVSLDNVPGTLGRFATTIGEAGGNIAAIPGFEAKGPTVVRAIDVHCRSEEHAEQIAAAVDALAGVTVVEWWDRTYKLHEGGKIEVMALCSVGDADDLAMAYTPGVARVCMSIHEDESLAHRYTIKRNTVAIVSDGSAVLGLGNIGAAAAMPVMEGKALLFKEFGGVDGFPICLDTQDTEEIIETVIRLAPTFGGINLEDIAAPACFEIEERLKAALDIPVFHDDQHGTAVVALAALNNSLKLVDKKMGDISVVISGMGAAGVACGKILLDAGVGEVVGVDSIGAVYSGRDRLNDAKQWFAENTNKDRKAGTLQEMLVGADVFMGVSAPNLIDASDLRKMAKDPIVFAMANPDPEIRPEQADGLAAVMATGRSDFPNQINNVLAFPGIFRGALDANAHSVTESMKVAAATAIAACVTDDELRPEYVVPSVFDRSVAPAVARAVADAAIADGVIRD, from the coding sequence GTGCAGAACGCCCCGACCGCCGCCTATTCCATCACCCTCAAGGTCTCGCTCGACAACGTGCCGGGAACGCTCGGCCGGTTCGCCACCACGATCGGCGAAGCGGGCGGCAACATCGCCGCCATTCCCGGCTTCGAGGCCAAGGGTCCGACCGTGGTGCGCGCCATCGACGTGCACTGTCGTTCCGAAGAGCACGCCGAGCAGATCGCCGCCGCCGTCGACGCGCTCGCCGGCGTGACCGTGGTCGAGTGGTGGGACCGGACCTACAAACTCCACGAGGGCGGCAAGATCGAGGTGATGGCGCTGTGCTCGGTGGGCGACGCCGACGACCTGGCCATGGCCTACACCCCGGGCGTCGCTCGGGTCTGCATGAGCATCCACGAAGACGAGTCGCTTGCGCACCGCTACACGATCAAGCGGAACACGGTCGCCATCGTCAGCGACGGCAGTGCCGTGCTCGGCCTGGGCAACATCGGCGCAGCGGCGGCGATGCCGGTCATGGAAGGCAAGGCGCTGCTCTTCAAGGAGTTCGGCGGTGTCGACGGATTTCCGATCTGTCTCGACACCCAGGACACCGAGGAGATCATCGAGACCGTCATCCGTCTCGCCCCCACGTTCGGCGGTATCAACCTCGAAGACATCGCCGCGCCGGCCTGCTTCGAGATCGAGGAGCGGCTCAAGGCCGCCCTCGACATCCCGGTCTTCCACGACGACCAACACGGCACGGCCGTCGTCGCGCTCGCCGCGCTGAACAATTCGCTGAAGCTGGTCGACAAGAAGATGGGCGACATCAGCGTCGTCATCTCGGGGATGGGCGCCGCCGGCGTCGCCTGCGGCAAGATCCTGCTCGATGCCGGTGTGGGCGAGGTCGTCGGTGTCGACAGCATCGGTGCCGTGTACTCGGGCCGTGATCGCCTCAACGACGCGAAGCAGTGGTTCGCGGAGAACACCAACAAGGACCGCAAGGCGGGCACCCTCCAGGAGATGCTCGTGGGGGCCGACGTCTTCATGGGGGTGAGCGCACCGAACCTCATCGATGCCTCCGATCTGCGGAAGATGGCGAAGGACCCGATCGTGTTCGCGATGGCGAACCCCGATCCGGAGATCCGGCCCGAACAAGCCGATGGACTCGCCGCAGTCATGGCCACCGGCCGTTCCGACTTCCCCAACCAGATCAACAACGTGCTCGCGTTCCCGGGGATCTTCCGGGGCGCGCTCGATGCCAACGCCCACAGCGTCACCGAGAGCATGAAGGTCGCGGCCGCGACCGCCATCGCCGCGTGTGTCACCGACGACGAGCTCCGGCCCGAATACGTGGTCCCGTCGGTGTTCGACCGCTCGGTCGCTCCTGCCGTTGCGAGGGCGGTGGCCGACGCAGCGATCGCCGACGGTGTCATCCGCGACTGA
- a CDS encoding adenylosuccinate synthase — MPATVVVGTQWGDEGKGKFTDLIAKEMEMVVRYQGGHNAGHTLVVDGVTFALQLVPSGILYDHITPVIGNGVVVDPRVLLKEMDTLESKGVDCSALKVSGNAHLIMPYHQELDALHERHLGDGKLGTTKRGIGPAYADKAMRVGLRVQDLQDPKIFRQKLDVVLGHTNQVLTKVFNRLPVDADEIATEYLEVCAPRVIPYIADTISLVHNALDAGQGVLLEGAQATFLDLDHGTYPFVTSSNPVAGGACTGAGIGPRDIGRIIGIAKAYVTRVGSGPFPTELADQIGDHLVDVGHEYGTNTGRRRRPGWFDAVMMRQAVRVNSLSEVALTKLDVLDALESLKVCVAYDINGVRHEQLPYHQSDLHAATPIYEELPGWGTDISKVTNPGDLPKNAADYIAFLEAQIGVPIRLVGVGPGREQFLDRAA, encoded by the coding sequence GTGCCCGCGACCGTCGTCGTCGGTACTCAGTGGGGCGATGAGGGCAAGGGGAAGTTCACCGACCTCATCGCCAAAGAGATGGAGATGGTCGTCCGCTACCAGGGCGGCCACAACGCCGGCCACACGCTCGTGGTCGATGGCGTGACCTTTGCGCTCCAGCTCGTGCCGAGTGGAATTCTCTACGACCACATCACGCCGGTCATCGGCAATGGTGTGGTCGTCGATCCGCGTGTGCTGCTCAAGGAGATGGACACCCTCGAGTCGAAGGGCGTCGACTGCAGCGCCCTCAAGGTGTCGGGCAACGCACACCTGATCATGCCGTACCACCAGGAGCTCGACGCACTGCACGAGCGCCACCTCGGTGATGGCAAGCTCGGGACCACCAAGCGCGGCATCGGGCCTGCGTATGCCGACAAGGCGATGCGGGTGGGCCTGCGCGTGCAGGACCTGCAGGATCCCAAGATCTTCCGTCAGAAGCTCGATGTCGTGTTGGGTCACACCAACCAGGTGTTGACCAAGGTGTTCAATCGGCTGCCCGTCGACGCCGACGAGATCGCGACGGAGTACCTCGAAGTGTGTGCGCCGCGCGTCATCCCGTACATCGCCGACACGATCAGCCTCGTCCACAACGCGCTCGATGCCGGCCAGGGTGTGCTCCTCGAGGGCGCCCAGGCGACCTTCCTCGATCTCGATCACGGCACCTACCCGTTCGTCACGTCGTCGAACCCGGTCGCGGGTGGGGCGTGCACGGGCGCCGGCATCGGCCCCCGCGACATCGGCCGCATCATCGGGATCGCCAAGGCCTATGTGACCCGTGTGGGCTCCGGCCCGTTCCCGACCGAGCTGGCCGATCAGATCGGTGACCACCTCGTCGACGTCGGCCACGAGTACGGCACCAACACCGGCCGCCGCCGGCGTCCGGGATGGTTCGACGCGGTGATGATGCGTCAGGCCGTCCGTGTCAACTCGTTGTCAGAGGTGGCGCTCACGAAGCTCGACGTGCTCGATGCGCTGGAGTCGCTGAAGGTCTGTGTCGCCTACGACATCAATGGCGTCCGCCACGAGCAGCTGCCGTATCACCAGAGCGACCTCCACGCGGCGACGCCGATCTATGAAGAGCTCCCGGGCTGGGGCACCGACATCAGCAAGGTGACCAACCCCGGCGATCTTCCGAAGAATGCGGCCGACTACATCGCGTTCCTCGAGGCGCAGATCGGTGTCCCGATTCGGCTCGTCGGCGTCGGACCGGGACGCGAACAGTTCCTCGACCGGGCGGCGTGA
- the egtD gene encoding L-histidine N(alpha)-methyltransferase, which yields MIHLPEVVVDVHLGPDDLAASLRHDVRDGLTRRCKELPPKWLYDEAGSALFDQITRLEEYYPTAAEREILLRHAATIIERAEAHTIVELGAGTSDKTRALLDAGRDQGSLHRFIPFDVSEEFLRTTSDALAEAYPGLAVHGVVGDFDRHLGRIPRDGERRMIVLLGGTIGNYPTEARAEFLRRIVDLLQPGDRFLLGTDLVKDPARMELAYDDRQGVTAAFNKNVLEVLNRELHADFDVDSFDHEATWDPHEEWMDLGLRSRRAQQVRVDALDLDIAFSEGEYLRTEVSAKFRLPLLAEELAAVGLEIEHWFTDVAGDFGVSLSVLR from the coding sequence ATGATCCACCTCCCCGAGGTCGTCGTCGACGTCCATCTCGGGCCCGATGATCTGGCCGCGTCGTTGCGACACGACGTCCGCGACGGCTTGACCCGCCGGTGCAAGGAACTGCCGCCGAAATGGCTCTACGACGAAGCCGGCAGTGCGCTGTTCGATCAGATCACGAGGCTCGAGGAGTACTACCCGACCGCCGCCGAGCGAGAGATCCTCCTGCGCCATGCCGCGACGATCATCGAGCGGGCCGAGGCCCACACGATCGTGGAGCTCGGTGCCGGTACGTCCGACAAGACCCGCGCCCTGCTCGATGCCGGTCGCGACCAGGGAAGTCTGCATCGGTTCATCCCGTTCGACGTGAGTGAGGAGTTCCTCCGCACGACCTCCGACGCGCTGGCCGAGGCCTATCCGGGTCTCGCCGTGCACGGGGTCGTCGGCGACTTCGATCGGCACCTCGGGCGGATTCCCCGCGATGGCGAGCGACGCATGATCGTGCTGCTCGGCGGCACGATCGGGAACTATCCGACCGAGGCCCGCGCGGAGTTCCTGCGGCGGATCGTCGACCTGCTGCAGCCGGGCGACCGGTTCCTCCTCGGCACGGACCTGGTGAAGGACCCGGCGCGCATGGAGCTCGCCTACGACGACCGCCAAGGGGTCACCGCGGCGTTCAACAAGAACGTGCTCGAGGTGCTCAATCGCGAACTCCACGCCGATTTCGACGTCGACTCGTTCGACCACGAGGCCACCTGGGACCCACACGAGGAATGGATGGACCTCGGCCTGCGCAGCCGGCGCGCCCAGCAGGTCCGCGTCGATGCCCTCGATCTCGACATCGCCTTCTCGGAAGGGGAGTACCTGCGAACCGAGGTGTCCGCGAAGTTCCGGCTTCCGCTGCTGGCCGAGGAACTCGCGGCCGTCGGGCTCGAGATCGAGCACTGGTTCACCGACGTCGCCGGCGACTTCGGCGTGAGTCTGTCGGTTCTGCGCTGA
- a CDS encoding AAA family ATPase: protein MALDPNRWTLKTTEAFSAASESARAASHPEVVPAHLLTALLGQSEGIVLPMLHKVGVDVPSARNAAADALAKLPHAYGSDPQISKELREVLEAADQVREVLADEYLSTEHLLLALDHAIGVDRETLLGALREVRGSHRVTSQTPENEYQALERFGRDLTEAARNGELDPVIGRDDEIRRVIRVLSRRTKNNPVLIGEPGVGKTAIVEGLASRIVEGDIPESLKNKRLISLDISSMVAGAKYRGEFEERLQSVLKEIEDADGEIITFVDEMHTVVGAGGAEGAMDAGNMLKPMLARGKLRMVGATTLDEYRKYVEKDPALERRFQQVLVEPPSVEAAIAILRGLKERYEVHHGVRIQDSALVAAAVLSDRYLTGRFLPDKAIDLIDEASASLRIEIDSVPTEIDVVERRIRQLEIERLALAKETDAASAERLEELDREHADLTETLAGMTATWQAEKDAITALREINEELEFVRGEVEREPDLERAAELRYGRIPELERQFGVARTELDKIQAESSMLKEEVDEEDIAEVVSRWTGVPVSRLLEGEVQKLVRLEDHLHKRVVGQDSAVSVVANAIRRSRAGLGDPHRPIGSFLFLGPTGVGKTELARSLAEFLFDDERAMVRIDMSEYMEKHSVSRLIGAPPGYVGYDEGGQLTETVRRRPYSVVLLDEVEKAHGDVFNVLLQLLDDGRLTDGQGRTVDFANVVLIMTSNLPGEPEDFFRPEFVNRIDDIVRFRSLTEDDLVQIVDIQLAGLAGRLADRRLTLEVTDDAKRLLATEGFEPAFGARPLKRLIQRAIGDPLAIAILEGTYQEGDTVTVTVDGPVDNREFVLA from the coding sequence ATGGCGCTCGATCCGAATCGCTGGACACTCAAGACCACCGAGGCCTTCTCGGCCGCCAGCGAGTCGGCTCGCGCCGCATCGCACCCCGAAGTGGTTCCCGCCCACCTGCTGACCGCACTGCTCGGTCAGTCGGAGGGGATCGTCCTCCCCATGCTCCACAAGGTCGGTGTCGATGTCCCGTCGGCACGCAACGCCGCCGCTGATGCGCTTGCCAAGCTGCCCCATGCCTACGGATCCGACCCGCAGATCTCGAAGGAACTGCGCGAGGTCCTCGAGGCCGCCGACCAGGTGCGGGAAGTCCTGGCCGACGAGTACCTCTCGACCGAACACCTGCTCCTCGCGCTCGACCACGCGATCGGGGTCGATCGTGAGACCCTTCTGGGTGCGCTGCGCGAAGTGCGGGGAAGCCATCGGGTCACCAGCCAGACGCCGGAGAACGAGTACCAGGCCCTCGAACGTTTCGGTCGTGACCTCACCGAAGCCGCCCGCAACGGCGAACTCGACCCGGTGATCGGCCGTGACGACGAGATCCGCCGTGTCATCCGAGTGCTCTCGCGTCGCACCAAGAACAACCCGGTGCTCATCGGCGAACCGGGTGTCGGCAAGACCGCGATCGTCGAGGGGCTCGCCTCCCGCATCGTCGAGGGCGACATCCCCGAATCGCTGAAGAACAAGCGCCTGATCAGCCTCGACATCTCGTCGATGGTCGCCGGGGCGAAGTACCGCGGTGAGTTCGAGGAACGACTCCAATCCGTTCTGAAGGAGATCGAGGACGCCGACGGCGAGATCATCACGTTCGTCGACGAGATGCACACGGTCGTGGGTGCGGGCGGCGCCGAAGGTGCCATGGACGCCGGCAACATGCTCAAGCCCATGCTGGCCCGCGGCAAGCTCCGCATGGTCGGCGCCACCACCCTCGACGAGTACCGCAAGTACGTCGAGAAGGACCCTGCTCTGGAGCGCCGCTTCCAGCAGGTGCTCGTCGAGCCGCCGTCCGTCGAAGCCGCGATCGCCATCCTCCGCGGGCTCAAGGAGCGCTACGAGGTGCACCACGGTGTGCGAATCCAGGATTCCGCCCTCGTCGCCGCCGCGGTGTTGAGCGACCGCTATCTCACCGGCCGCTTCCTCCCCGACAAGGCGATCGATCTGATCGACGAGGCGAGTGCATCCCTGCGCATCGAGATCGATTCGGTGCCGACCGAGATCGACGTCGTCGAGCGCCGCATCCGCCAGCTCGAGATCGAGCGGCTCGCCCTGGCGAAGGAGACCGACGCCGCCTCGGCCGAGCGGTTGGAGGAACTCGACCGCGAACACGCGGATCTCACCGAGACGCTGGCGGGGATGACCGCCACGTGGCAGGCCGAGAAGGACGCGATCACCGCGCTGCGCGAGATCAACGAGGAGCTCGAGTTCGTCCGCGGTGAAGTCGAACGTGAGCCCGACCTCGAGCGGGCGGCCGAGCTCCGCTACGGACGTATCCCCGAGTTGGAGCGGCAGTTCGGCGTCGCCCGGACCGAACTCGACAAGATCCAGGCCGAGTCGTCGATGCTGAAAGAAGAGGTCGACGAGGAGGACATCGCCGAGGTGGTGAGCCGTTGGACGGGTGTGCCCGTGTCTCGGCTTCTCGAGGGTGAGGTCCAAAAACTCGTGCGCCTCGAGGACCATCTCCACAAGCGCGTCGTCGGACAGGACAGCGCCGTGTCCGTGGTCGCCAACGCCATCCGGCGGTCCCGGGCCGGGCTCGGCGATCCTCACCGTCCCATCGGCAGCTTCCTGTTCCTCGGCCCGACCGGTGTCGGCAAGACCGAACTGGCCCGATCGCTCGCCGAGTTCCTGTTCGACGACGAGCGGGCGATGGTGCGCATCGACATGTCCGAATACATGGAGAAGCATTCCGTGAGCCGCTTGATCGGAGCGCCTCCGGGTTATGTCGGCTACGACGAGGGTGGGCAGCTCACCGAGACCGTTCGGCGTCGCCCGTACTCGGTGGTGTTGCTCGACGAGGTCGAGAAGGCGCACGGCGACGTGTTCAACGTCCTCCTGCAGCTGCTCGACGACGGTCGTCTGACCGACGGCCAGGGTCGCACCGTCGACTTCGCCAATGTCGTGTTGATCATGACCTCGAACCTTCCGGGTGAGCCGGAGGACTTCTTCCGGCCCGAGTTCGTCAACCGCATCGACGACATCGTGCGGTTCCGCTCGCTGACCGAGGACGACCTCGTCCAGATCGTCGACATCCAGCTCGCGGGTCTCGCCGGTCGCCTCGCCGATCGCCGCCTGACCCTCGAGGTCACCGACGACGCCAAGCGACTCCTCGCCACCGAAGGGTTCGAACCGGCCTTCGGCGCCCGACCCCTCAAGCGACTGATCCAACGGGCGATCGGAGACCCGCTGGCCATCGCGATCCTCGAGGGGACGTACCAGGAAGGCGACACGGTGACCGTGACTGTGGACGGCCCTGTGGACAACCGGGAGTTCGTGCTGGCCTGA